From a single Limnochordia bacterium genomic region:
- a CDS encoding FliH/SctL family protein, which produces MSSLVKNEYVLRDHYQESTYALHPKGVQTLEEMKRNLEVEYRKLNEKKQKMQGELAGRQEAMLAEARSQAEQIIVEARAAGDRIRQEAEQEGWAQGQMQGYEAGQAKANKLIDQARRIVEAAAEERRRQMASLEQDLIKLVCEIAGKLVSYRAEFDPRIVEGVVHGVLAAAGEATRITLRVHPDQVEVIDDLTLNLGYKVEVVPDDSLRLADCFLESDLGDFDGRITSQVIRLEQRLTETA; this is translated from the coding sequence TTGTCTAGTCTAGTGAAGAATGAATATGTGTTAAGGGACCATTATCAAGAGTCTACCTATGCCCTACATCCCAAGGGTGTGCAGACACTCGAGGAAATGAAAAGAAATCTAGAAGTAGAGTACCGAAAACTGAATGAAAAGAAACAGAAAATGCAAGGGGAACTAGCCGGTAGGCAGGAGGCCATGTTGGCCGAAGCGAGAAGCCAAGCAGAGCAGATTATTGTCGAGGCTAGGGCAGCGGGAGATAGGATTCGACAAGAAGCAGAGCAGGAAGGATGGGCCCAAGGGCAGATGCAAGGCTACGAAGCAGGCCAGGCAAAGGCCAACAAGCTAATCGACCAGGCCAGGCGAATCGTAGAAGCTGCCGCGGAGGAGCGGCGACGTCAGATGGCAAGCCTTGAGCAAGATCTGATCAAGCTTGTATGCGAGATCGCCGGCAAGCTTGTATCTTACCGTGCGGAATTCGATCCGCGGATCGTCGAGGGGGTCGTGCACGGGGTGCTCGCTGCGGCCGGCGAAGCCACGCGCATTACCCTGCGGGTACATCCGGATCAAGTTGAGGTTATCGATGACCTTACGCTAAACCTTGGGTACAAGGTAGAAGTTGTGCCCGATGATTCCCTACGGCTGGCCGATTGTTTCCTAGAGTCGGACCTCGGGGATTTTGATGGACGTATTACAAGTCAGGTGATCCGCCTTGAGCAAAGGCTGACGGAAACGGCCTAG
- a CDS encoding FliI/YscN family ATPase has protein sequence MDLLGKYRPIIKQTDPILRLGKVTRVVGICAESLGPDVQVGEYCQIETFDGQGTIGAEVIGFRDGRILLMPLDDMDGIKQGSLVIATGWPLRIRVGPDLLGRVIDGLGRPIDGKGPLVGPWQTINAASPDPLSREVIDEPLSMGIRAIDATLTVGKGQRIGIFSGSGVGKSTLVGMIARNCAADVKVIALVGERGREVREFLENQLGSCQETSVVVAATSDAPPLIRLKAGFTATTIAEYFRTQGADVLLIMDSVTRLAMAQREIGLSAGEPPTTRGYTPSMFSLLPKLMERAGKAEQGSITGIYTVLVEGDDFNEPVSDTARGILDGHIVLSRRLAEQGHFPAIDVLASISRLMPKLVTPEQLHDSRKLIKLLAAYREVEDLLQVGAYRKGNNSDTDLAVKMHDAINEFLQQDQNEAVSFERSIEELRDLLAGI, from the coding sequence ATGGATCTTTTAGGGAAGTATCGTCCAATAATCAAGCAAACCGATCCCATCCTGCGATTGGGCAAAGTCACCCGGGTAGTAGGTATCTGCGCCGAATCCCTCGGCCCAGATGTACAGGTGGGGGAGTACTGCCAAATTGAGACCTTCGATGGGCAAGGCACAATTGGTGCCGAGGTTATTGGTTTTAGAGACGGTCGGATCCTGCTGATGCCCCTAGATGATATGGATGGAATTAAGCAGGGAAGTCTGGTTATTGCCACCGGATGGCCTTTGCGCATCCGTGTCGGCCCGGATCTACTTGGACGGGTTATTGATGGTTTAGGGCGACCCATTGACGGCAAAGGTCCCCTCGTCGGTCCTTGGCAAACGATTAATGCCGCCTCGCCGGATCCATTAAGTCGGGAGGTCATCGATGAGCCTTTGTCTATGGGTATTCGCGCCATTGATGCCACCCTAACCGTTGGTAAGGGGCAACGAATTGGCATTTTCTCCGGGAGTGGTGTTGGCAAAAGTACCTTGGTAGGCATGATTGCCCGCAATTGTGCAGCGGATGTGAAGGTGATTGCCTTAGTGGGTGAGCGTGGTCGGGAGGTTAGGGAGTTTTTGGAGAACCAGCTAGGAAGCTGTCAGGAAACATCGGTGGTGGTTGCTGCCACCAGTGATGCACCACCCCTAATCCGCCTGAAGGCTGGCTTTACAGCTACCACTATTGCAGAGTACTTCCGCACGCAAGGTGCCGATGTGCTACTAATCATGGATTCAGTTACGCGGCTGGCCATGGCCCAAAGGGAGATCGGATTAAGTGCTGGTGAACCTCCCACCACGAGAGGCTATACACCTTCCATGTTCAGTTTACTGCCAAAGCTGATGGAACGGGCAGGAAAGGCTGAACAGGGTAGCATTACGGGGATTTATACGGTGCTGGTAGAAGGAGATGACTTCAATGAACCAGTTTCGGACACAGCCCGGGGCATCCTCGATGGCCATATTGTTCTCAGTCGTAGACTGGCGGAACAGGGTCACTTTCCGGCCATTGATGTTCTGGCAAGCATTAGTAGGTTGATGCCCAAGCTGGTTACTCCGGAACAATTGCATGACTCGCGTAAACTAATCAAGCTTTTAGCCGCGTACCGTGAAGTTGAAGATCTGCTCCAAGTTGGTGCCTACAGAAAAGGGAACAACTCGGATACGGATCTAGCAGTAAAGATGCACGATGCGATCAATGAGTTCCTGCAACAGGACCAGAATGAGGCTGTATCCTTCGAAAGAAGTATCGAAGAGCTCAGAGACTTGCTTGCAGGCATCTAG
- a CDS encoding flagellar hook-length control protein FliK — MHLNFDIQLLEGVGKEVVPELQRFSPKTEFQLKLKAVLDLLIKGAGVEQQACPVPDLENLDEELIEEGLYACPLLGSLPVEIPLVVPEAEEQESVTAVSSVTVQEIASKTSLITPVVNADVTSPSIGRSGEVNNWLPADGDHTQEGVVNTQDKTPVPVQPAPRFAGEGILVSREGMAESELVGPEEELWPREFIEDQLVPEEGVIFEVPSRTEPVQMLQSPKIATAGVLLEPGTTDGAGDLPSLPKAEFVTAGKEPALLEQTEGEAPIANTFEEHIRPVLIQEGSLHTQGETREGKEEIIVPEVDREHRPISREDVSRVVHPEGSSVRIIKTEPAVGGSRRFDRQVVETTELTKTMDIQNSSEMRMETVEDVASLASSPGSIPWPDDQQVEPAEDTMPWSSMTEGVHLTVRHDVFPEEVSNRVSTDAPSVELVEDVQEVGVYSRPSPIDESGQILPASDGTRAELNVTNETLVDTSEQMRTGHEDVPLVEVREVVDAVVPRVLSQEVEQNADPRSDNPQVVRAQQTIGTVERMSKNETIHESSSVPKGPSPVPQEARPVLEETFRLEHYPASSKEHNPKGPGELPVQEQHSLIPNVKANRTQDPLFETQEPSPDTVVALDNSWDMATEPQTREEFPEPSSVGSIGATTTEYSKDKDQDSTREDAGTTSVELESRSQRVHTKDARGRKEGVVFERKAFAGEVPEPEEPVELVKAQSNIPDGGVKPLFSREVALESEPKSIEVKEVAERIVQEARLVSEGTDRSFHLRLSTEKAEIKVILSLVNQRITGRFVVEEATLFRTLENSLPELRTSLQRMGIEMGSMQAFLHQDWGQGRHYPDYEPAYTFSGFRLAGHKVRNMVPRKNLMGSTINVLA, encoded by the coding sequence ATGCATTTGAACTTTGATATACAGTTACTAGAAGGGGTTGGAAAGGAGGTTGTGCCAGAACTACAGAGGTTCTCCCCTAAGACGGAGTTTCAACTGAAGCTTAAGGCGGTTTTGGATCTCCTTATTAAAGGTGCTGGGGTAGAGCAGCAAGCCTGTCCTGTACCAGATCTAGAAAACCTAGATGAGGAGCTGATTGAAGAAGGGCTCTATGCGTGTCCCTTGTTGGGTTCCCTTCCAGTGGAAATACCGTTAGTAGTCCCTGAAGCCGAGGAGCAGGAATCTGTCACGGCGGTATCCTCAGTGACAGTGCAAGAAATTGCGTCCAAGACATCACTGATTACTCCGGTGGTTAACGCTGATGTGACTTCCCCCTCCATAGGCAGAAGCGGTGAAGTTAACAATTGGCTCCCCGCTGACGGGGACCATACCCAGGAGGGAGTAGTCAACACTCAGGATAAAACCCCGGTACCAGTACAACCGGCTCCAAGGTTCGCAGGAGAAGGAATCTTAGTATCCCGGGAAGGCATGGCTGAATCAGAACTAGTGGGTCCGGAGGAAGAACTGTGGCCCAGGGAGTTCATAGAGGACCAGCTGGTACCAGAAGAAGGTGTAATCTTCGAGGTCCCCTCGCGGACCGAGCCAGTACAGATGCTGCAGTCTCCGAAGATAGCTACTGCTGGGGTATTACTTGAACCCGGCACTACAGATGGGGCTGGGGACCTGCCTTCCCTGCCTAAGGCCGAGTTTGTAACCGCGGGGAAGGAGCCGGCCTTACTTGAACAGACAGAAGGCGAGGCACCTATCGCTAACACCTTTGAGGAGCATATACGCCCTGTTCTTATTCAGGAGGGATCTTTACATACCCAGGGGGAGACTCGTGAGGGGAAAGAGGAGATCATAGTTCCAGAGGTGGACCGAGAACACAGACCCATTTCCCGTGAGGATGTATCTAGGGTAGTTCATCCCGAGGGATCATCAGTGCGGATCATCAAGACGGAACCAGCTGTGGGAGGCTCTCGCCGCTTTGATAGACAGGTGGTAGAGACCACCGAATTGACTAAGACGATGGATATACAGAATTCATCAGAGATGAGGATGGAAACAGTAGAAGATGTCGCATCTTTGGCAAGTTCCCCGGGGTCTATTCCGTGGCCTGACGATCAACAGGTGGAGCCAGCAGAGGACACTATGCCTTGGTCAAGTATGACGGAGGGCGTACACTTAACCGTCCGACACGATGTCTTCCCTGAAGAAGTTAGCAATAGAGTATCAACCGATGCTCCTTCTGTAGAATTGGTGGAGGATGTGCAGGAGGTAGGGGTCTACAGCAGACCAAGTCCCATTGACGAGTCAGGACAGATTCTCCCTGCGTCTGATGGGACTCGTGCAGAGTTGAACGTTACCAATGAAACCTTGGTAGATACCTCCGAGCAGATGAGAACAGGGCATGAGGATGTTCCTTTGGTTGAAGTTAGGGAAGTGGTAGATGCTGTAGTTCCTAGGGTCCTATCCCAGGAAGTAGAACAAAACGCTGATCCCAGAAGCGATAACCCCCAAGTCGTTCGTGCCCAACAGACGATCGGTACTGTAGAAAGGATGAGTAAGAACGAGACAATCCACGAGTCAAGCTCCGTCCCGAAGGGACCAAGTCCTGTTCCGCAGGAAGCTAGGCCTGTTCTAGAGGAAACCTTTCGGTTAGAGCATTATCCGGCAAGTAGCAAGGAGCATAACCCTAAGGGCCCGGGAGAGTTACCGGTACAGGAGCAGCATAGTCTAATCCCCAATGTGAAGGCAAATCGTACCCAAGACCCACTATTTGAAACACAGGAGCCATCGCCAGATACTGTGGTGGCTTTAGACAACTCTTGGGACATGGCGACTGAACCCCAAACTAGGGAAGAATTTCCAGAGCCCTCGTCTGTGGGAAGCATTGGGGCAACTACTACGGAGTATAGCAAGGACAAAGACCAAGATAGCACCCGGGAGGATGCAGGAACCACCAGTGTAGAACTGGAGTCCCGTTCCCAGCGGGTTCACACCAAGGATGCGCGTGGGAGGAAAGAAGGAGTGGTCTTTGAGCGGAAGGCCTTTGCTGGTGAAGTCCCCGAGCCGGAAGAGCCTGTGGAATTAGTCAAGGCGCAGAGCAACATCCCAGACGGTGGGGTTAAGCCCCTCTTTTCCAGGGAAGTAGCCCTTGAGTCTGAACCTAAATCCATCGAGGTAAAGGAAGTAGCCGAGCGGATTGTGCAAGAGGCGCGACTGGTTTCCGAGGGGACAGATCGGTCTTTCCATCTAAGGCTTTCTACGGAGAAGGCCGAGATCAAAGTGATCTTAAGTTTAGTTAATCAAAGGATTACCGGGCGTTTTGTGGTGGAGGAAGCTACCTTGTTTAGAACTTTGGAAAACAGCTTACCTGAGCTGCGGACCAGCCTGCAGCGGATGGGCATTGAGATGGGTTCGATGCAAGCTTTCCTGCATCAGGACTGGGGTCAAGGTAGACATTATCCTGACTACGAACCGGCTTATACCTTTAGTGGATTTCGTTTAGCGGGACATAAGGTAAGAAACATGGTACCTAGAAAGAACCTGATGGGTTCAACCATTAATGTCTTGGCATAA
- a CDS encoding flagellar hook-basal body complex protein, with product MLGSLYTGVSGMRTHQQKLNVIGNNIANVNTIGFKKDRVVFQEMFARTLQAAYEPAAHRGGVNPMQVGTGTALSSIDTIHEQGDLAGTARMLDLAIQGEGYFIIGQSQGFVYTRAGSFDIDGAGNLINPVTGGFVQGWNATGGVIDSSTAPTNITIDPKHLGLGGGTADERLEALTVDDRGRLIGVLADNTPIVLGQVALATFPNPAGLSKVGGTSFSESLNSGTAQLGEPQSGGRGRIIPESLEMSNVDLVQEFTEMITTQRGFQANSRVITTSDELLQETLSIKR from the coding sequence ATGTTAGGCTCACTTTATACTGGTGTATCGGGAATGCGTACACATCAGCAAAAACTAAACGTAATCGGCAATAACATTGCCAATGTAAACACCATTGGTTTCAAGAAAGATCGGGTTGTATTTCAGGAGATGTTTGCCCGGACCCTGCAGGCTGCCTATGAGCCAGCGGCCCATCGGGGTGGGGTAAACCCCATGCAAGTGGGAACCGGTACAGCCCTCAGTAGTATTGATACCATTCATGAGCAAGGGGACCTTGCTGGCACAGCGCGCATGCTGGATCTAGCCATCCAAGGGGAAGGCTATTTTATCATCGGTCAATCCCAAGGTTTTGTCTACACTCGGGCGGGCTCCTTCGACATCGATGGTGCCGGAAACCTGATTAACCCAGTAACGGGGGGATTTGTACAGGGCTGGAATGCCACCGGTGGAGTAATCGACTCATCCACCGCTCCCACGAATATTACGATTGATCCAAAGCACCTAGGTCTTGGTGGGGGTACTGCAGATGAGAGACTTGAGGCATTAACGGTGGATGACCGGGGTCGCCTCATTGGTGTACTTGCAGATAACACCCCGATAGTCCTTGGACAAGTCGCCCTGGCTACCTTTCCCAATCCAGCGGGACTGAGCAAAGTCGGGGGTACTAGTTTCAGTGAAAGTCTAAACTCAGGCACAGCTCAACTAGGAGAGCCCCAAAGCGGTGGCCGCGGCCGGATCATCCCTGAGTCTTTGGAGATGTCCAATGTGGACTTGGTACAGGAATTTACAGAGATGATCACTACCCAGCGGGGCTTCCAGGCCAATTCCCGGGTGATTACTACATCCGATGAGCTGCTCCAGGAGACGTTGAGTATTAAGCGGTAG
- a CDS encoding MotA/TolQ/ExbB proton channel family protein: MDKSTIIGIVLGVVVVAGGIITSDGSGGFWNFPSLVIVLGGTLASTAIAYPWEQLKRVPKALRQVLSPDNRDIQELIDQIIQMDEMARRHGLLALDEQLDTIEDPFLRRGVMLVVDGADKDNLQDVLEAEIFGTQQEIDGDCRVFETMAGMAPGFGMVGTLIGLINMLSNLEDAESVAPAMAVALITTLYGVLMANLIFSPTAAKLAARGEQRLRGMEVILAGVMGIQAGENPRNLRESLEVIAGLRREVSHPGTERPEEAQSSIEWPA; this comes from the coding sequence TTGGATAAATCAACAATAATCGGCATAGTTCTTGGGGTCGTGGTGGTCGCAGGAGGTATCATTACCAGTGATGGCTCCGGGGGGTTCTGGAACTTTCCTTCTTTAGTCATTGTCCTGGGCGGTACCCTAGCTTCCACGGCGATCGCCTATCCTTGGGAACAGCTAAAACGTGTTCCAAAGGCCTTACGACAGGTTCTATCTCCGGACAATCGGGACATCCAGGAACTAATCGATCAGATTATTCAGATGGATGAAATGGCTCGGCGGCATGGACTGCTGGCCTTAGATGAGCAACTAGATACTATCGAGGATCCCTTTTTGCGGAGGGGTGTCATGCTGGTGGTTGACGGTGCAGATAAGGATAACCTCCAGGATGTGTTGGAGGCGGAGATCTTTGGAACCCAGCAGGAGATTGACGGTGATTGTCGGGTTTTCGAGACAATGGCTGGTATGGCCCCTGGATTTGGCATGGTGGGGACCTTGATTGGCCTTATTAACATGCTCAGCAACCTGGAGGATGCTGAATCGGTGGCCCCGGCTATGGCAGTGGCACTAATTACAACGTTGTACGGTGTACTGATGGCCAACCTTATTTTCAGCCCGACCGCGGCTAAGCTTGCCGCCCGGGGTGAGCAAAGACTACGAGGCATGGAAGTAATCCTTGCCGGGGTCATGGGGATCCAAGCCGGAGAGAACCCAAGAAACCTCAGGGAGTCTTTGGAAGTAATAGCTGGCTTGCGGCGGGAGGTGAGCCACCCTGGAACCGAAAGACCAGAGGAAGCGCAGAGCTCGATTGAGTGGCCTGCCTAG
- a CDS encoding OmpA family protein, whose protein sequence is MSGLPRRTNQNQWYITYSDLVTLLLCFFVLLYSFSTLDVQRFQSVIRAFQSIFGSGIMEGNNGVMDDALEGIQMENTDYSTTLYGLLRRDWEQLEEIREQLTQMLQVRGWESFVSVHREEWGLVLRFKDSVLFELGKADLTPEALNILAEISIFLSRWPNHVRIEGHTDNLPIRNERFPSNWELSTARATTVLRFLLAEADFDPLKISAVGYGEYRPVAPNETPEERQKNRRVDIVILRQSLWEMNDFDIDQLFMGEATEGGGDE, encoded by the coding sequence TTGAGTGGCCTGCCTAGGCGTACTAATCAAAATCAATGGTATATTACTTACTCTGATTTGGTCACGTTGCTTTTATGTTTTTTTGTGTTGTTATATAGCTTCTCGACTTTAGATGTGCAAAGGTTTCAGAGTGTTATTCGGGCCTTTCAAAGCATTTTTGGTTCAGGCATTATGGAAGGAAACAACGGGGTTATGGATGATGCCCTAGAGGGTATTCAAATGGAGAACACCGATTATTCAACTACGTTATATGGACTGCTCAGAAGGGATTGGGAACAGCTAGAAGAGATTAGGGAGCAGTTGACGCAAATGCTACAGGTGCGGGGATGGGAAAGTTTTGTTAGTGTACACCGGGAGGAATGGGGATTGGTGCTCCGCTTTAAGGACAGTGTCCTCTTTGAGTTGGGTAAGGCGGATTTGACTCCCGAGGCTTTGAACATCCTGGCGGAGATCAGCATTTTCTTGTCCCGATGGCCCAATCATGTAAGGATCGAAGGCCATACGGACAATTTACCTATACGAAATGAACGCTTCCCCTCAAACTGGGAGCTGTCCACGGCGCGAGCCACTACGGTACTGAGATTCCTGCTGGCGGAGGCAGACTTTGATCCGTTGAAGATCTCTGCGGTGGGCTATGGGGAGTATCGGCCCGTTGCTCCTAACGAAACGCCCGAAGAGCGGCAGAAAAACCGCCGGGTTGACATTGTTATCTTGCGGCAGTCCCTATGGGAGATGAATGATTTTGATATAGATCAGCTATTTATGGGGGAGGCGACAGAAGGTGGCGGAGACGAATAA
- a CDS encoding flagellar basal body-associated FliL family protein, whose protein sequence is MAETNKTTGRWGFIVLIVCLAVGVTVGSALFTYYLIQGKVPLPAFAKKEADKMGPMVKFDELVLNFGPPERHGYVRFRPELELYEAKGVKIIDDWMPAIQNEIILYIRDCTIQDFGTSASLRRVADDLVDKLNNLLPSPQIARLYFVGLVIQ, encoded by the coding sequence GTGGCGGAGACGAATAAGACCACTGGACGGTGGGGCTTTATCGTATTAATCGTATGCTTGGCGGTGGGGGTAACCGTTGGGTCCGCTCTGTTTACTTATTACCTCATTCAAGGGAAAGTGCCCTTGCCTGCCTTTGCTAAGAAGGAAGCGGATAAGATGGGCCCAATGGTTAAGTTCGATGAGCTTGTGCTTAATTTCGGTCCTCCCGAGCGACATGGTTACGTTAGGTTCAGGCCAGAACTGGAGCTTTATGAGGCCAAAGGGGTCAAGATAATTGATGATTGGATGCCGGCCATTCAAAATGAGATCATCCTTTATATCCGGGACTGTACCATACAGGACTTTGGTACTAGTGCCAGCCTAAGGAGAGTGGCCGATGACTTGGTGGACAAGTTGAATAACTTGTTACCATCGCCACAGATTGCGAGACTGTATTTCGTCGGTCTTGTCATTCAATAA
- a CDS encoding FliM/FliN family flagellar motor switch protein: protein MGKPQLEVRQVKFAQFAPESAADVFVQGEEMMDLPVEVICELGTASLSIEEIAMLKTGTVIVLNRGAGEPIALKANGRQIAEGEIFLLDNRLTCRVSRLTFVPKKEAKEITE from the coding sequence GTGGGAAAGCCACAGCTAGAAGTTCGCCAAGTGAAATTCGCCCAGTTTGCACCGGAATCCGCCGCAGATGTATTTGTCCAAGGGGAGGAAATGATGGATCTGCCGGTGGAGGTAATCTGCGAACTCGGTACAGCCAGCCTATCCATTGAGGAGATCGCCATGCTGAAGACAGGAACGGTGATTGTCCTTAACCGGGGTGCAGGCGAACCCATTGCCCTAAAGGCCAATGGTCGTCAGATTGCCGAAGGCGAGATCTTCCTATTGGATAATCGGCTTACATGTAGAGTGTCTCGGTTGACCTTTGTGCCGAAAAAAGAAGCGAAGGAGATAACTGAGTGA
- a CDS encoding flagellar biosynthetic protein FliO, with protein MKLPRKALIFGGIGLVALVISVVIPNKGDVGFYRQMLVVLALLLFLLMARELLLCTQGESKDKRGQITITGCQKLGPSSGICVVEVLDHVLVIGFTKEQIQLLCELPKKDSQKKETENDQG; from the coding sequence GTGAAACTGCCAAGGAAAGCCCTCATCTTTGGAGGCATCGGTCTTGTCGCATTAGTAATCTCGGTGGTAATTCCCAATAAGGGTGATGTTGGGTTTTACCGGCAGATGTTAGTTGTCCTGGCCCTGCTGTTATTCTTGCTTATGGCTCGGGAGCTGTTACTTTGCACCCAAGGGGAGAGTAAGGACAAACGAGGCCAGATCACCATTACCGGATGCCAGAAACTAGGGCCAAGCAGTGGAATTTGCGTGGTAGAGGTATTGGACCATGTGTTAGTTATTGGGTTTACTAAGGAGCAGATTCAGCTACTTTGTGAGCTGCCAAAGAAGGATAGTCAAAAGAAGGAAACTGAAAATGACCAGGGTTGA
- the fliP gene encoding flagellar type III secretion system pore protein FliP (The bacterial flagellar biogenesis protein FliP forms a type III secretion system (T3SS)-type pore required for flagellar assembly.): MTRVDVAKYCLIFVVVSIVMVLGVGCALAQPESFLELIDEPGSREAYVALEILAVLTLLSLAPALVITVTSFTRIIIVLSFLRSALGTQQLPPNQVIIGMALFLTFFVMAPVGQQINDLALQPYLAEEISLSEAATRGISPLRDFMFSFTREKDLEVFVELAGIGELWDQDDVPTHVLVPAFMISELRTAFQLGFLLFIPFLVIDIIVASTLMSMGMMMLPPVIISLPFKILLFVLADGWNLVIRSLLMTYQR, from the coding sequence ATGACCAGGGTTGATGTAGCTAAGTATTGTCTCATTTTTGTTGTGGTAAGTATCGTGATGGTGCTAGGGGTGGGATGCGCCTTGGCCCAACCGGAGTCATTCTTAGAACTTATTGATGAGCCCGGTTCCAGGGAGGCCTATGTGGCCCTTGAGATACTAGCGGTGTTAACGTTGTTGTCATTGGCTCCGGCGTTGGTGATCACGGTTACATCTTTTACGCGGATCATAATTGTGTTGTCCTTTCTGCGCAGTGCCCTGGGGACTCAACAGTTGCCACCAAACCAAGTGATTATTGGCATGGCTTTGTTTCTAACCTTTTTTGTAATGGCCCCGGTGGGTCAACAGATTAATGATCTGGCTTTGCAGCCATATCTGGCCGAGGAGATTAGTCTTAGCGAGGCCGCCACCCGAGGCATATCTCCCCTGCGGGATTTTATGTTCTCCTTTACCCGGGAGAAGGATCTAGAGGTTTTTGTGGAGCTGGCTGGGATTGGGGAGCTTTGGGATCAAGATGATGTCCCCACCCATGTACTAGTGCCAGCATTCATGATCAGTGAGTTACGAACGGCTTTCCAGTTGGGGTTTTTGTTGTTTATCCCCTTCCTTGTGATCGATATAATTGTGGCCAGCACCCTGATGTCCATGGGCATGATGATGCTTCCACCGGTGATTATTTCTTTGCCCTTTAAGATTCTGCTGTTTGTGTTGGCCGATGGATGGAATCTAGTGATTAGATCGTTGCTTATGACCTATCAAAGGTAG
- the fliQ gene encoding flagellar biosynthesis protein FliQ — translation MNELWVINITRQAITTTLLVGGPLLGVGLLVGLVISIIQAVTQTQEQTLVFVPKILAVMAVLLLLGPWMARIMLDLVNRLWVDVWLSLF, via the coding sequence TTGAATGAGCTTTGGGTCATTAACATTACACGTCAAGCGATCACCACCACTTTGCTGGTGGGGGGACCCTTGTTGGGTGTTGGGCTTTTGGTCGGCCTTGTGATCAGCATTATACAGGCAGTAACCCAGACCCAGGAACAGACCCTGGTCTTTGTTCCTAAGATCCTGGCGGTAATGGCTGTGCTGCTCCTCCTGGGGCCATGGATGGCACGGATCATGTTGGATTTGGTTAACCGACTATGGGTTGATGTTTGGCTTAGTTTGTTTTAA
- the fliR gene encoding flagellar biosynthetic protein FliR has product MDLQLELNRIFLVFTRTAGILAGTPVLSGRTVPLAVKLWVTMTVALCLAPVVSTSAKVPTGWAPFVQAILREALIGFTIGFVVLLFFLAVQMAGTLIDLPIGFRMAEIVSPQVDARSAPLGQLYFLTAVLILLATDGYQWIFRAIAESFEVLPLLAAPRGFAGTIAEGMALLIHRLLKISLQIAFPVMAAIFIADVLSGIISRAVPQINIFILGFPIKIILGLLMVMLTMPYFGSFLKGVFEFMGRTLFEVIAALGS; this is encoded by the coding sequence GTGGACCTGCAGCTTGAGCTTAATCGCATATTCCTGGTCTTTACCCGCACTGCAGGGATCCTGGCGGGAACCCCGGTGCTAAGTGGCAGAACCGTACCCTTAGCGGTGAAGCTCTGGGTGACGATGACCGTTGCCCTGTGTCTTGCGCCAGTAGTATCGACAAGTGCCAAGGTGCCTACTGGTTGGGCGCCCTTTGTGCAAGCAATCCTTAGGGAGGCCTTGATTGGTTTTACTATTGGCTTTGTGGTTTTGCTGTTCTTTTTAGCGGTGCAGATGGCCGGAACCCTCATTGATCTACCTATTGGTTTTCGCATGGCTGAGATCGTTAGTCCCCAAGTGGATGCCCGGTCGGCGCCCTTAGGACAGTTGTATTTTCTTACCGCGGTCCTCATATTGCTGGCCACTGACGGGTATCAGTGGATCTTCCGCGCTATTGCCGAAAGCTTTGAGGTATTACCCCTACTCGCCGCTCCAAGGGGTTTTGCGGGAACCATCGCCGAGGGAATGGCACTTTTGATTCATCGGTTGCTTAAGATTAGCCTCCAGATCGCCTTCCCGGTGATGGCGGCGATTTTCATCGCGGATGTTCTATCGGGGATCATCTCCCGGGCGGTGCCCCAGATTAACATTTTTATCTTGGGCTTTCCGATTAAGATCATCCTGGGACTTTTAATGGTGATGTTAACCATGCCCTATTTCGGTAGCTTCCTTAAGGGAGTCTTCGAGTTTATGGGTCGCACATTGTTCGAAGTAATCGCGGCCTTGGGGAGTTAA